A single window of Girardinichthys multiradiatus isolate DD_20200921_A chromosome 15, DD_fGirMul_XY1, whole genome shotgun sequence DNA harbors:
- the LOC124882458 gene encoding uncharacterized protein LOC124882458 — protein MFLFKMLLLPLTGVLSRDLFLSFTVRAGDDFTLTCENVIRGHRNCDITIWLYPDSGQVAVKLFELGRMKKLRSNQLNVTSNCSLVVRKVRAEDVGQDICRQCESGVQSCPDTVIKLSVVYCEKTTGGTGSTVAVDDLPKPTGSNFITDWRILIVLVVSVGSAGLFAVFVLTILLRLTQEKKPQMDKNPASPSDGVDEYIYENVQPSLCPAYLSIQ, from the exons atgtttcttttcaagATGCTATTGCTTCCTTTGACAG GAGTTCTAAGCAGAGATCTGTTTCTCTCCTTCACTGTCAGAGCTGGAGATGACTTCACTTTGACTTGTGAAAATGTGATCAGAGGTCACAGAAACTGTGATATCACCATCTGGCTCTACCCTGATTCAGGACAAGTGGCAGTGAAGCTGTTTGAACTCGGGAGGATGAAAAAACTGAGATCCAACCAGCTGAATGTTACATCAAACTGTTCTCTGGTTGTGAGGAAAGTCAGAGCTGAAGATGTTGGTCAGGACATCTGTAGACAGTGTGAATCAGGAGTACAGTCATGTCCAGACACTGTCATTAAGCTTTCTGTTGTTTACT GTGAGAAAACAACAGGAGGAACTGGATCTACGGTAGCTGTGGATGATCTCCCAAAACCAACTGGAAGCAACTTCATAACAG ACTGGAGGATCTTAATTGTCTTGGTGGTTTCAGTGGGTTCAGCAGGactgtttgctgtttttgtgcTCACCATCTTACTCAGATTAACTCAAG AGAAGAAACCACAGATGGATAAAAACCCT GCAAGTCCGAGTGATGGTGTCGATGAATACATCTATGAAAATGTTCAGCCTTCTTTATGTCCAGCCTATCTCAGCATCCAATGA